In Cicer arietinum cultivar CDC Frontier isolate Library 1 chromosome 7, Cicar.CDCFrontier_v2.0, whole genome shotgun sequence, the genomic window GGTTCTTTGGATGCAAATTCGAGATTTTGTGTAGAGAGTGCAGAGTGGATGAAGATGCATAACATTTGTTCTTTGATTGCTCCATGACCGGTGGATTGGTGGAGCGTGGGGGAAGTTTTGAAGTGGTGGAATTTATAGTGTGCTCTTCCGNNNNNNNNNNNNNNNNNNNNNNNNNNNNNNNNNNNNNNNNNNNNNNNNNNNNNNNNNNNNNNNNNNNNNNNTCTTCCGAATGGTGGCTTTGGATCATGCATTTCAATTTAGCGGATTAGGAAGGCAAGGAAGGAATGACCAACAATCTTGAATGTTATTTGGTTAGCAATTGTTTGGTCCATGTGGAAAATAATGAATCAAGTTATTTTTcgacaataaattttaatgttgatcaagtcTTAGATAATACTAAATTCGTTTCGTGGTGTTGGTTCAAATTTAGAGGTAACGAGTTTCTCACTGATGTTATTCAATGGTGTTCACATCCTATGTTATGTTCAAATTTTTAGGAGTCTTTTTACTTGTTTTAAGGCTCCCTTCTTACATGTGAAGATGTCGTGATTGtaatatttgtgtattttatattCTTGACACATCTTTTGCTTAGCATATCCTTTTTAATATAATCTGTTTgtcttttcaaaaaaaatattccaaTATAAGAACATAATACTTGCTCACTTTAATCAGTATTTGGTTTTTCTAATGTTGGCCCTTAACACAAAAATTCACTAAGGCTAACACTAAGTTAAATTTAAGACAAGTTTAGGTAGCGGAGGGAAGGTAGAGAGAATATAGACGATTGAatgttgattttgaaaaattattggaAAGAGATGTAAGATATTTGAAGTCTGAATTTATCAAAGTGTAATGTCTATAGAGCATACATATCGACATATATGTGTCGTGTGTTCACTATTATCAAGACAATGTtagatttttattaatatttagctTTGTAGAATCGACGATGCATCCATTGGAGAGAGATTATGACCCAAAAACAATATTcctttttgatttttaatagaaGATATTGATTAGGAGATTTCCCAAGATCAATAGTGTAAGCTTACAAACGACTACCAAAAGTATTTTCCACGCAtcataaaactaaaaagaaatataaatgatGAAAAAAGTGTACAACACTCTTCAATTGCATTATGAATGGAAAGGCCAATCTAAAACTGGTTTTAATTTCAATCCCTGCAGCAATAAACCGCTTTcgcaaatttaattattaaatctaGGCGTATACCTGCtctaaataaaacaacaaagCTGCCACCTCTGCGGGCAACATTACAAACAATTGTTTTGAATTTGCAAAATTTGAGTTGGTTCTAAATGGAAAATCCAGCAAGCTGTCAGAAAAACATGACATGTTTCATTACTGGGAGGCAAATTTGATTCCCTTCTCAATAGATGATTTGAGTTCAGACTTGAGGTTTTCAAGGCCTTGTTGCTCGAAATCTGAGAGAGGACCTAAGCCAAGAATTTCCTCCACACCATTCTTCCCAATCCTCACCtgtaaaatatttcaatatttttgttaatgtcAAAGAATAAAGCAGCAGGCCAACATGGATCACAGTTGCTATGAGCACAAGTTATTAAAGAAAATAGGCCCTATCCATCAACAGACAAGAGAATGAACCTTAAAGAGCAGTaaaattagaaatataaaagaataagTTTGTTGCAGTTTCAATCACCTTGGAAGCGAAGAAAGGAAGATCGGCGATGATATTGGATTGCACATACGAGCATTCAACAACATCTGGAACTCCATTAAGACCTTTGAGGCAAGCGTCAGCAAATATGGCTCCAGCATAACTGCAAGAAACATTTGGATGCTTTAAATGAACTACTTGAAAAACTAACAAATGAATAATAATTCCAGAATTACTTTCAAGAGTTATTGTTGAATTAACTATGTTTATGGTGATTGACTAAACTGTCTACATGACTAAAACAAGACTTACGCCATTGACAAAGTTGCAGAACCCTTTCCAGCCTTAGCTTCCACAACTTCTGTTCCTCCCTCTTGTGTCCTCTTTGTTAGAGCCTTAATGTAATCATCACTCAGATTGGCTTTAGGTGTTGCCTATACAAAGGTAAAAAGGTTAAGAGGATCACCACATTCATATTAAGCACAGCAATACTCAGAAGCCAAACTACACATTAGAAGTATGAAAATTTTTGAGTTAACGAGCAGGAAGTTACCTGAGAAAATAATGGGAGAATAGTAACTCCCGCATGGCCTCCTACAACAGGTACATTGACCTCTGCAGAGAAATAAAACGTTACATACCACTAAAAGCAATTTCTTTCTATGctagaaacataaacaaaatcTTATTGCAATTTCAATCCTGCCCCCACCTAATCCCCCTTGCATGATTTTATGTCGCAAATTGAACAAAAAACATTGAGTAAGGTATTAGACTATTTGTGAGACAGTTACACTTTACATACCAGCAACTGgaacattggccttcccagcaTAGAAAGTTTTTGCCCTAACTACATCAAGGGTTGTAACCCCAAACAATCTCTTCTCGTCATATGTCCCTGCCTTCTTGAAAACTTCCGCAGCAATAGGAACAGTGGAGTTCACAGGATTGCTTATCATGTTAACAAGGGCCTGATTCCAGagtatcaaataaaaattatttacataacTAAACTAAAATCCAATCATGCTTAATATAGAACAGGACATGCACAAACTTACTcaattcaatttattaaatacTTTGAATTGGTTTCCTAATTTCCAAATTATTAAATCTCAAATCCTATACTTTAAATGGATGGCAAAATCAATATGcttaatcaaatattattattattggtaaTCAAATCAATTGTAGTGAAATCCTCTCATTTCCTCCATGGCCCAAGCAAGTATACATGTTTTCAAAGAGACGCTGACAGTGGCAAGCAACATTAACTGACAGTCAAAGAAGAACAATATAACAACTCAAGGAAAACAGAAACTCACATGGGGGCAGTACTTGGCAATAGCAGTGCACAGTGACTTGACAATGCCAGCATTAATGTTGAAAAGATCGTCACGAGTCATTCCAGGCTTTCTGGGCACACCAGCAGGAATTATAACAACATCAGCTCCCTCCAAAGCTTTTCCAAGCTCTTCTTCACCTTGGTACCCAGCTACctacaattaaaatttaaaaaaaaaaaaaaaaaaaaaaccctgaATGAATTCACTGTTCTATAATCAAATGAAACCATAACAAATCCTGCACCTTCACAGTCCCTTACCCCCTAAAATGGTGAATTAGTTGTACCATTACataaaattacaacaaaaattGCACCTTTGCAGAAAAACACAGATCAGGATGCCTCAGAAGAGAATTTATATCATCAACAGTTTTAAATCAGATGTTTAATTTATACAAATAGACGGTAAGATGCAAAAATGTACATTATGTAGTGTCTTCTTAAACACTGGATAATTCAGATCCCTCAGAAAAACCACCAAACTCAATAaagcatcaaattttccaaaaaaaaaaaaaatccttggAAAGGGTATATTAGTCAACCAAAATATTTGCTCTACAGAATCAAAATACAACAAAACGAATGGAAATTAATCATCCAAAAATAATCAACCTTGCAAAATTAGAAAAGGTATGGTATGGAGTAGATGGGAGTACCTCAGATCTGGAGTTGATGTGACTGACATCGGCGGCAACACCAGGGGTTCCACCGATATCATAAAGGGAGAGGGACGAAACGAGAGGGTTGAGCTTCATCAGAAGAGAGAGGGGCTGACCGATCCCACCGGCAGCGCCGAGGATGGCGACTTTGCGTTCCGGGACTGGTTCGGTAGCATATCCACGACGGACCAGCTTAGAGGAGCTGCGGGACACGGCTGAGTAGACGGATCTAAGCATCGACGGCCTCATCGTTCTCTCCGCTGTTTTTTGGATTCGAAAGCTTTTCGAGAATAACGAGAGTGAGTGAGTAGAAATGTGAGTCGGATGATTCCAATTTATTGCGACTTCAGATTAGTGAGCTAGCACCTGCAACTATTTTTGGTCCgcagaaaataataaaaattcggagaaaataattaaaaaataatttgttggaatttaatttagaaaaaagaGTTACATATTTGattctgtaattttttttttctatgcaTTTAATGTATCTGAATTTAGCTactaaactttttaaaataaaataaaaaatgggatTTTTAGTTGAAATCTGCATCTCTAATAATGTGttgtttattattataagtatgataaataactatttttaactttattaaataaattaacaaaatttccTTGGAtgctttctttaaaaaaaacatagagTAAATAGTTTTCTTATCATTGAAATTTTAAAGATGGGACAATTTAATTCTTCGAATTTACTAAATAGCaaattaatttctaaataaaaaaatattgattaatttagtcccttgttcaaaatattttgtaagtAATGTAAGActctcaattttttaaattttaatttctataattttattgtattttatattgaattttttagaCTATTagctcaatttttattttacgaaattaagtaccaaaaatatattttattaaagttagtaatatgtttaaaatatatatatatataaatatatatttttgaagaactggttaaaattatttatagaagaataatttaattaagctACAGAGaatttattattgacaaaactTTTAAGATGACacatattattgataaatttatctgtcaattgagttacgACGAGAATAGATATTCTTGTTAAAGTAGTTTCAGAAGTGAGT contains:
- the LOC101499744 gene encoding malate dehydrogenase, mitochondrial — protein: MRPSMLRSVYSAVSRSSSKLVRRGYATEPVPERKVAILGAAGGIGQPLSLLMKLNPLVSSLSLYDIGGTPGVAADVSHINSRSEVAGYQGEEELGKALEGADVVIIPAGVPRKPGMTRDDLFNINAGIVKSLCTAIAKYCPHALVNMISNPVNSTVPIAAEVFKKAGTYDEKRLFGVTTLDVVRAKTFYAGKANVPVAEVNVPVVGGHAGVTILPLFSQATPKANLSDDYIKALTKRTQEGGTEVVEAKAGKGSATLSMAYAGAIFADACLKGLNGVPDVVECSYVQSNIIADLPFFASKVRIGKNGVEEILGLGPLSDFEQQGLENLKSELKSSIEKGIKFASQ